A single window of Zea mays cultivar B73 unplaced genomic scaffold, Zm-B73-REFERENCE-NAM-5.0 scaffold_34, whole genome shotgun sequence DNA harbors:
- the LOC118474848 gene encoding photosystem I P700 chlorophyll a apoprotein A2 produces MELRFPRFSQGLAQDPTTRRIWFGIATAHDFESHDDITEERLYQNIFASHFGQLAIIFLWTSGNLFHVAWQGNFESWIQDPLHVRPIAHAIWDPHFGQPAVEAFTRGGAAGPVNIAYSGVYQWWYTIGLRTNEDLYTGALFLLFLSTLSLIGGWLHLQPKWKPSLSWFKNAESRLNHHLSGLFGVSSLAWTGHLVHVAIPGSRGEYVRWNNFLDVLPYPQGLGPLLTGQWNLYAQNPDSSNHLFGTTQGAGTAILTLLGGFHPQTQSLWLTDIAHHHLAIAFIFLIAGHMYRTNFGIGHSIKDLLEAHTPPGGRLGRGHKGLYDTINNSIHFQLGLALASLGVITSLVAQHMYSLPAYAFIAQDFTTQAALYTHHQYIAGFIMTGAFAHGAIFFIRDYNPEQNEDNVLARMLDHKEAIISHLSWASLFLGFHTLGLYVHNDVMLAFGTPEKQILIEPIFAQWIQSAHGKTTYGFDILLSSTNGPAFNAGRNIWLPGWLNAVNENSNSLFLTIGPGDFLVHHAIALGLHTTTLILVKGALDARGSKLMPDKKDFGYSFPCDGPGRGGTCDISAWDAFYLAVFWMLNTIGWVTFYWHWKHITLWQGNVSQFNESSTYLMGWLRDYLWLNSSQLINGYNPFGMNSLSVWAWMFLFGHLVWATGFMFLISWRGYWQELIETLAWAHERTPLANLIRWRDKPVALSIVQARLVGLAHFSVGYIFTYAAFLIASTSGKFG; encoded by the coding sequence ATGGAATTAAGATTTCCCAGGTTTAGCCAAGGCTTAGCTCAGGACCCCACTACTCGTCGTATTTGGTTTGGTATTGCTACCGCACATGATTTCGAAAGTCATGATGATATTACTGAGGAACGTCTTTATCAGAACATTTTTGCTTCTCACTTTGGGCAGTTAGCAATAATCTTTCTATGGACGTCCGGAAATCTGTTTCATGTAGCTTGGCAAGGAAATTTTGAATCATGGATACAGGATCCTTTACACGTAAGACCTATTGCTCATGCCATTTGGGATCCTCATTTTGGGCAACCCGCTGTGGAAGCCTTTACTCGAGGAGGTGCTGCCGGTCCAGTGAATATCGCTTATTCTGGGGTTTATCAGTGGTGGTATACAATTGGATTGCGCACCAATGAAGATCTTTATACTGGAGCTCTTTTTCTATTATTTCTTTCTACGCTATCCTTAATAGGGGGTTGGTTACATCTACAACCCAAATGGAAGCCAAGCCTTTCGTGGTTCAAAAACGCCGAATCTCGTCTGAATCATCATTTGTCAGGACTTTTCGGAGTAAGTTCTTTGGCTTGGACAGGACATTTAGTTCATGTTGCTATTCCCGGATCCAGGGGGGAGTACGTTCGATGGAATAATTTCTTAGATGTATTACCCTATCCCCAGGGGTTGGGTCCCCTTCTGACGGGTCAGTGGAATCTTTATGCCCAAAATCCTGATTCGAGTAATCATTTATTTGGTACCACTCAAGGAGCGGGAACTGCCATTCTGACCCTTCTTGGGGGATTCCATCCACAAACACAAAGTTTGTGGCTGACCGATATTGCTCATCATCATTTAGCTATTGCATTTATTTTTCTCATTGCCGGTCATATGTATCGAACTAACTTCGGAATTGGGCACAGTATCAAAGATCTTTTAGAAGCACATACTCCTCCGGGGGGTCGATTAGGACGTGGGCATAAAGGCCTTTATGATACAATCAATAATTCGATTCATTTTCAATTAGGCCTTGCTCTAGCTTCCTTAGGGGTTATTACTTCCTTAGTAGCTCAACATATGTACTCTTTACCTGCTTATGCATTCATAGCACAAGACTTTACTACTCAAGCTGCTTTATATACTCATCACCAATACATTGCAGGGTTCATCATGACAGGGGCTTTTGCTCATGGAGCTATTTTTTTCATTAGGGATTACAATCCGGAACAGAATGAAGATAATGTATTGGCAAGAATGTTAGACCATAAGGAAGCTATCATATCTCATTTAAGTTGGGCTAGCCTCTTCCTAGGATTCCATACCTTGGGCCTTTATGTTCATAACGACGTTATGCTTGCTTTTGGTACTCCAGAAAAGCAAATCTTGATTGAACCTATATTTGCCCAATGGATACAATCTGCTCATGGTAAGACGACATATGGGTTCGATATACTCTTATCTTCAACGAATGGCCCCGCTTTCAATGCAGGTCGAAACATATGGTTGCCCGGATGGTTGAATGCTGTTAATGAGAATAGTAATTCGCTTTTCTTAACAATAGGACCTGGGGATTTCTTGGTTCATCATGCTATTGCTCTAGGTTTGCATACAACTACATTGATTTTAGTAAAGGGTGCTTTAGATGCACGCGGTTCCAAATTAATGCCGGATAAAAAGGATTTCGGGTATAGTTTTCCTTGCGACGGCCCAGGGCGCGGCGGTACTTGTGATATTTCTGCTTGGGACGCGTTTTATTTGGCAGTTTTCTGGATGTTAAATACCATTGGATGGGTTACTTTTTATTGGCATTGGAAACACATTACATTATGGCAGGGCAACGTTTCACAATTTAATGAATCCTCCACTTATTTGATGGGATGGTTAAGAGATTACCTATGGTTAAACTCTTCACAACTTATTAATGGATATAATCCTTTTGGGATGAATAGTTTATCAGTATGGGCTTGGATGTTCTTATTTGGACATCTTGTTTGGGCTACAGGATTTATGTTCTTAATTTCCTGGCGTGGATATTGGCAGGAATTAATTGAGACTTTAGCATGGGCTCATGAACGGACACCTTTGGCTAATTTAATTCGCTGGAGAGATAAGCCCGTGGCTCTTTCCATTGTGCAAGCAAGATTGGTCGGATTAGCCCACTTTTCCGTGGGTTATATATTCACTTATGCAGCTTTCTTGATTGCCTCAACATCAGGCAAGTTTGGTTAA